GCCGGGGCCGACGCAGGGCCGGTCATCGACACCGTGGATACGCTGCTGGCGCGCTACGGCGGCACCGGCGCCTACGACCGCGACGATCAGGTCTCGCACCAGTTCCTGACCATGGAGCTGGATCAGCTCCGGGTCATGGCCGTAGCGCTGCCGACGCTGTTCCTGGGCGTGGCCGCGTTCCTGCTGAACGTGCTCATGGGGCGCATCGTGCGCACGCAGCGTCAGCAGGTGGCGGTGCTCAAAGCTTTCGGTTACAGCAACCGGGACATGGCCGCGCACTACGGGCTGCTCACCGGCCTGATCGTGCTTATCGGCGTGGCCGTGGGGGTGGGCATGGGCGCCTGGGCGGCCGATGCCCTGGCGGCGGTGTACATGGAATACTTCCGCTTCCCGGCCATGAGCTTCCGGCTGCAACCCCAGGTCCTGCTGCTGGCGGTGGTGGTGGCGGCCGGTGCCGCGGCGCTGGGCACTTACCGGGCCGTGCGCGGGGCGGTGAGCCTGCCGCCCGCCGAGGCCATGCGGCCGCCGGCGCCGGAGACGTTCCGCCAGGGCTGGCTGGAGCGCTCGCACCTGGGGCGGCTGCTGGATCAGCCCACACGCATCATCGTGCGCAATCTCGCCCGCCACCGCCTGAAATCCGGCCTCTCGGTGCTCGGCATCGGCCTCTCCGGCGCGCTCCTGATGGTGGGCAGTTACCAGTTCGGCGCCGTGGACGACATGCTTGATACCCAGTACCGGCTGGTGCAGACCATGGACATCAACCTCTACTTCACCGAGCCCGCCTCGGCCCACGCCGTGGCCGGGCTGCGCCACAAGCCGGGCGTTCAATACGTGGAGGGCTTTCGCAACGTGCCGGTGCGGCTGGCCGCCAACGGCCAGGACTACCGCACGGCGATCCTCGGCATGGATGCGGAACCGAAGCTGCGCCGGCTCACGGATGCGCGCGGACAGCCCCAGCGCCTGCCGCCGGAAGGCCTGGTGCTCACGGATTACCTGGCGGACTATCTGGGCCTGCGCCCCGGGGATGCGGTGCAGGTGGAGGTCATGGAGGGTCACCGGCGCACCCTGGATGTGGAGCTCGCGGCCGTGGTCAGCGAGCCCGTGGGGGTGAGCGCCTACATGGAGCGCCAGGCGCTGAACCGGCTCATGCGCGAGGGCCCGGCATTGTCCGGAGTGTGGCTGCTCACCGATGCCAGCCAGCACCCGGCACTGTACGAGGCGCTGTGGGACGTCCCGCAGATCGCCGGCATCGGGCTGATCGGCGAGGCGGAGGCCGCCATTCGCGAGTACATCGACGACACCGTGCTGATCATGATGGGCGTGCTGCTGCTGCTCGGCGGCTCCATCACCTTTGCCGTGGCCTACAACAACGCCCGCATCGCCTTCGCGGAACGGGCCCGGGAACTCGCCACCCTGCGGGTGCTGGGTTATACCCGGGGTGAGGTGAGCTGGATCCTGCTGGGCGAGATCGCCGCGCTGACGCTGCTGGCCATCCCGCTGGGCTGGCTGCTGGGCACCGGGTTCGCGATGGCATTGAGCGCCGCCATGAGCACGGATCTGTTCCGCGTGCCGTTCGTGATCACCCCGCAGACGTACGCCTTCGCCGCCGCGGGGGTGATCGTGGCGACAGTGTTGTCCGTCCTCCTGATCCTGCGACGACTGCGGAGCCTGGACATGGTGTCCGCACTGAAAACGGTTGAGTAGCCCATGACCTTGCGCAAGAAGCTCATCCTCACCCTACTCGCGGTGGCCGTCATCGGCCTGCTGGGGCTGGCCCTGTGGCCGGCGCCCGTGCCGGTCAGCACCGTCACGGCGGAGCGCGGCCACTTCGCCGAGACCGTGGAGGACGAGGGGCGCACACGCCTACCGGACCCGCACACGGTCTCCGCCCCCATCACCGGCTACCTTCGGCGCGTCACGCTCGAGCCCGGTGACGGCGTCACCGCCGGGCAGACGCTGCTGGAGCTGGAGCCGACGCCTGCCCCTGCGCTGGATGCCCGCTCCCGCAGTCAGGCCCGGGAGGCCACGGCCGCGGCCCGCGCCCGCCTGGATGCCGCGGAGGCCGAGCTGGAAGCCCGGCAGATCCAGCATCAGCTCGCCCGCTCCGAGGATCAGCGTTACCAGCAGATGTACGACCGGGAGCTCGTCTCCACGGAGCAGATGGAGCGCATCCGCGCCCAGCGCGAATCCGCCCGCACCGCCGAGCGATCGGCCCGGCACGCGGTGGACGTGGCCCGCTTCGAGCTGGATGCCGCCCGGGCCGTGCTGGAGATCGCCGACGGCGAACGCGCACCGGGTGATCAGCCCCGGCTGCAGGTTCCGTCGCCCATCGACGGCGTGGTCACCCGCCGCCACCGCTACAGCGAAGGGCCGGTGAACGCGGGCGACCCGGTGCTGGACGTCGGGGATCTGTCGACCCTGGAAGTCCAGGTGGACCTGCTGTCCATGGACGCCGTGCGTGTGCGGCCCGGGATGGCGGTGACCCTGGAGCGCTGGGGTGGCAGCGAGGACCTGCAGGGCGAAGTCCGCCGGGTGGAGCCGGGCGGCTTTCTGCGCGTCTCCGCCCTGGGCGTGGATGAGCAGCGCGTGCCCGTGCGCGTGGCGATCACCTCGCCCCGCGAGGCCTGGGAGGCCCTCGGCGACGGGTTTCGGGTCGAGGCCCGGTTCATCCTCTGGGAGGATGACGATGTCCTTCAGGTGCCCACCAGCGCCCTGTTCCGCAGTGATGGCCAGTGGTCCGTCTACGTGGTCAGCAACGGCCGCGCCGACCGCCGCCCGATCGAGCCCGGCCGGCGCAGCGGCCTGCAAACCCAGATCCTCGACGGGCTGGCGTCAGGCGAGCGGGTGATCACCCACCCGGGTGATCGCGTGAGCGACGGCGCACGGGTCCGGGCGGACGACTGAGCGCGGGATCGGCTCAGTCTCCGCGACGAATGGGTGGCGGCGTGAAGGCGGTCATGGGGGGAGGATCGCCCGCGTACGCCTCGATATCCACCAAGCACGACAGCGCACTGGGCCCCTGGGCCAGCCGCGAGGTGCCCTGATCCCGCGTGAGCACGTTCGGGTTGCCGTGCAGGCAGGACAGCCCCGTGCCCTCTTCGGCCGGCGGGTCATACCAGGCACCGGTACTCACCTGCAGCACGCCGGGCCGCACCTCGTCGCTGACAACCGCCGTGCACAGGCAGCTGCCACGCTCATTGAACAGCCGCACCGGGCTGCCGTCGCGGATACCGCGCGGCGCGGCGTCGTCGGGGTGGATCACCACGGGTTCGCGGCCGTTGCGCTTGCCGCTTCTGCTGTGCTGGCCGTGATCAAGCTGAGAGTGCAGCTTCGTGGCCGGCTGGTTGGAGATCAGGTGCAGCGGTGTGGTGGCGTCCGCCGCGCCGAGCCACTCCACCGGGTCCTTCCAGAACGGGTAACCGGGGCACTCCGCGTAGCCGAACCCGGCCACGGTCTCGGAGAAGATCTCGATGCGTCCGCTGGGGGTTTTCAGGGGGTTGGCGTCCGGGTCATCGCGGAACGCCTTCAACAACACCTGCGGCTCGTCCCGGGCCGGCGCCTCGAACCACCCCTGCGCTTTCAGCGACTCGAAATCCGGTAACTGGACGCCGTGCGTTGCCGCCCGCTCGCGGGTGCCCGCATACAGGTATTCCAGCCATGCGGCCTCGTCACGCCCTTCAGTGAAGGTCTCCCGCGCGCCCAGGGCGTCGGCGAGCGCGGTGAAGATGTCGTAGTCGGCCATGCTCTGCCCCACCGATTCGATGGCCTGTTCCATGTAGATCAGGAACGGCTCCCGCACCGACAGCGCAATATCGTTGCGCTCAAGCGAGGTGTTGGCGGGCAGCACGATGTCGGCGTGTTTCGCGTGTGCGTTCCAGCACCACTCGTGGGCGATCACGGTATCGGGCCGCTGCCAGGCCTCGCGCAGCCTGACCAGATCCTGGTGGTGGTGGAACGGGTTGCCACCGGCCCAGTACACCAGCCGGATGCGCGGGTAGGTGCCGGTCATGCCGTTGTATTCGAACGTCTCGCCGGGGTGCAGCAGCATGTCGCTGATGCGCGCCACGGGAATGAACCCCTCCACCGGGTTGCGGCCCTGGGGCAGCGCGGCGCCGGGGATGCCCCGGTAGTTGTCGCCGATGGCGTTCATGGCGCTGTAGCCAAAGCCGATTCCGCCGCCCGGGGTGCCCAGCTGACCAAGCATGGCGGCGACGGCGATGGCCGCCCAGTAGGGCTGCTCGCCGTTGTCCTGGCGCGTCAGCGACCAGCTCACCGAGATCATGGTGCGCTGGCTGGCCATCTCCACGGCCAGAGCGTGAATCCGCTCCGCCGCCAGGCCGGTCTTGCCCGCTGCCCACGCGGGCGTCTTTGGCACACCGTCCACCTCGCCCTGGAAGTAGGCGCGGAAGCGGTCGAATCCCACCGTATACCGGTCGAGAAACGCCCGATCCGCCAGCCCCTCGTTGTCGAGTGTGTAGGCAATGGCAAGCAGCAGCGCCACATCCGTTCCGGGGCGGAGGGCGCACCACTCCATCCGCGCCTCGTCCAGCACGTCGGAGCGCAGCGGGCTAACGTTCACCACTTTCACGCCGGCCTCGGCGGCGCTCAGCAACCCCTGGCGCTGCACATGCCGGCTGACACCACCGTTGGTGACCTGGCCGTTTTTGAGCGGCACGCCACCAAAGGCGACGAACAACCCGGTGCGCTCGCGGATGACATCCCAGCTGGTGGCGCCATTGATCATGGAGTAGAAGTCGCCGAGCACGTAAGGCAGGGTGACTTCCGCCGCGGCGTAGCTGTAGGTGTTCACCGACGTGGTGTAGCCGCCGATGCTGTTGAGGAACCGCTTCAGCTGGCTCTGGGCGTGGTGGAAGCGCCCGGCGCTGGACCAGCCGTAGGAGCCGCCGTAGATGGCCTCGTTGCCGTACTGGTCGCGCACCCGCGCCAGCTCGCCGGCGACCAGTTCGATGGCCCGGGGCCAGGAGACTTCCACGAACTCATCCCGCCCGCGGGCACCGCCTGCCGGGCCGGGGCCGTGTTCCAGCCAGCCGCGGCGCACCATGGGGGCGTCGATGCGCAGCGGGCCTTCGAGCACGTCGACAATCCCCTGCCCGATGGGCGACGGGTCCGGGTCCTTCTCGAAGCCCGTGAGGGCGGTCACCCGACCGTCACGGGTCTGTACGCGATACGTTCCCCAGTGGGTGGAAGTGAGCGTCCCTTCGGGCGCGTGCGAGCTGTTCATGCGGCGCTGTCCTGCTACCAGTCATGTCCCTATCACAGCACAGAACCGGCCGAGGACGCCATGCCGCACCCCGCCCATGACGCCGACGCCCCCTGTGAGCGACGCCACGGTGGGCAACCCGGCTCCTCCAGTCCGGCTTACTGGCGTGTTCCATAGGCGTCGTCGGTCCCGAGCCGGTTGACGCCGATATCCATCAGAGCGCACTTCTTGTGGATTTCATCAATGTACGGAAAAAGGCGCGAATTACTGCGCTCCACCTTCGCGTGATAGCTGAGAAACTCCGGCATGAGCTGTCGCAGCTCTTCCAGCAGCGCGGCTTCATCAACCCTGGTCAGCTTACCGTCCCGGACCACGATGTCACCGTTGACCATCACCGCCTCGATCGAGCTGCCGTTCTCGCAGTAGACCAGGTGATTGCGAATGTCGTTGCAGGGGGTGAACGCGCTCGTTTTCATGTCAATGAAAAGGAGATCCGCCCTTTTCCCCACCTCGATCGAACCGGTGAGGTGCTCGATCCGCGCTGTCTTTGCACCGGCAAGCGTGCCGGCGTTCAGCACTTCGCCGGCATTGAGCCAGCGCCCGTACTCGGGAGTGGTCACCTTGTGAATCAGGCCGGCCGCCTTGATCACATCGAACATGTTCGCCGAATCGTTGGAGCAGATCCCGTCGGTGCCCAGCCCGACATTGACGCCTGCCCCGAGAAGCTTGCGCACCGGTGCAATCCCGGCGCCCAGTTTCTGGTTGGAGATCACGTTATGCACGATCGAGACGCCGGCATCCCCCATCAATTCGATATCTTCGTCGCTCACCCAGATGGAATGCGCGATGGTGACGCCCGGGTGCAAAAGCCCCAGATCATGCATGTACCGCATCAGGCTGCGCCCGTAGAGTGCCGGACCGGTACACCCCTGCACCTTGGTTTCGACGATGTGCGTGTGGAAAGGCACCTTCCACTGCTGCGCCAGCTCATTGGCTCCCAGCAGCAGGTCCTCCGTACACCGTTGTGGCGCGGACGGCGCGACCATGAAACGGATGCGCCCGGAGCGGTCATGGAACCTGGTGTACGCCTCCTTGGCAAATTCCAGGTAAGCCTCGGTTGAAGGCGGCGCTGACTTGCCGATCTCGTCCTGCAGCGCGGCAGGGACATGCTCCCGGGCGAACGGGACCGTATCCAGGTAGTTCTTGTTCACCACATGCCCGGAGACCGTCGCGCGAATACCCACGTCATCATAGGCCTGAACTGCCGCACCAAGCTGCGCCATGCTCTGCTGCGGGGATTCGTACATATCATCCGTGAAGCACGTTGTCCCGGTCTTGAGGGCCTCCATGGCAACCAGCATGCTGCGAAGATAGATCAGGCGCTCCCCCAGGGGTTCGGCGTCCAGCACCGGATACGAGTACAGCATCCATAGTTCCAGCGGGAGGTTGTCGTAACGCCCCTTGTACAACGCCTCACCGGTATGCAGGTGCGCGTTGACAAGCCCGGGCATGACGAGCTTGCCGCGCGCGTCGATCACTTCAACGCCCGGCGACGGCGGGATGTCCTTGCCGATCTTGGTGATGCTATCGCCCTCGATCAGGATATCGCCCTGAAAGGGCTCCGTTCCCGTATTTCCACCCATGGCGACAATGGTCGCGCCCTGAATCAATGTGCTCATTGCAATCTCCGAATTCCACGAAAAGGACGTTATCTGGGAACGAGAAAACCGTCGTCGGGCTCCCAACACGCCACCACTCTGGCGCCTACCTGCACGAGTGCGTCGTCAAGGTGACCAACAGCACTCTCGGCAATCACTTCCGTTCCATCTGCGGCGCGCATGTGGACGATCGCGCTGGAACCTGACGTCTCGACCGTCTCGATTTCCACATCCATCTCATTTCCCTGGCCGCGCGGCGCCGCCTGGATGCCAACATGATTGGCTCCCACCACGAGACAGGCGTCGTCGCCCGCATCGAACCCGTCAACCCCGCAGACCGTGAACTCGCGCTCGCCCACGCGAAACAGTGCGGTGCCGGCGTTCAACGCCTGCAGCCGTCCGTTGAAAATATTCTTCCCCCCCACGAACTCCGCCACGAATCGGTTCGCCGGCCTCTGATGGATCACTTTCGGCGCATCGATCTGTTGCACCGTGCCACCGTTCATCACGATCACCCGATCCGCCATGGCGAAGGATTCAGACTGACTGTGCGTCACGTGAATGAACGTCGTATTCAGTTCGCGCTGCAGGCGAAGCAGTTCACCCTGCATCTGAACCCGCAAGTGCTGATCCAGTGCCGACAGAGGCTCGTCGAGCAGCAGCATCTCCGGCTCGGTAACCAGCGCCCGGGCGAGCGCGACCCGCTGGCGCTGGCCGCCTGACAACTGGGCAACGCCACGATTGGCCAGAGCGCCAATGCCAAGCCTCTCCATCCACTCCTGAGACTTCTTGCGGCGCTCTGCTTTCGGCCGTTTACGCTGGACCAGCCCGAACTCCACGTTCTTCTGAACCGACATGAACGGGAACAGTGCGTAGTTCTGCCAGACCAGTGGTGCATCCCGGTCCCACGGCGCGTCATCAACCAGGCTGCGCCCCCAGAGGCGGATGTCACCGCCATCCGGGACGTCCAGCCCGGCAATCATCCTGAGGGTGGTCGTCTTGCCGCAGCCGGATGGCCCCATAATTGCGATGAACTCGCCCTTGTTCACGGAAAACGAGACCTTGTCGACGGCGGCTGCACCGCCGTATTTCTTCTCCACACCCTCCAGTTCAAGCATTGTCACTGCCATTTCTCGCATCCTCGTTTCCGACGACGGGCAATCAACTGTGGCGTCGGCGAACCATCAGCACCTGTGCCAGGACGACCATCCCGATAGTGAAAAGGAAAACGACGCTTCCAATCGCATTGACTCGCGGGCTCACCTGCCCCTCCAGCATTGTCAGGACGTGAACGGGAAGCGTCTGGTTATACCCTGAGATGAAATAGGCGATCATGAACTCGTCGAAGGAAACGGCCGCCGTCAGGAAAAACGCTGCCAGGATCGCGGGAGCACAATGGGGAATGATGATCGATAGCATCGTACTCCCCTGAGTCGCCCCAAGGTTCCAGGCCGCGGGCTCAATCGAAGGATCGAGGCTCGCCAGGCGCATCCGGGTCAGAGCAAGCGCAAAAGGAGCACAATAGACAACGTGTGCACTGACAATACCAGGAATAGTGCCAAGCAAACCCACGCTGGACTGAAACGACAGCATCCCGAGCCCAAGTATGACGACCGGGATTGTGGGCGGAAGAGTCACCAGGGCAAGAAAGGCGGTCCGCCCGAAAAACCGGTATCGGTAATCGATATATGCAGCCGAGAAACCAAGAAACGTTGCAATCAATGCCGTGGTTCCGGAGACGAGAAGGCTGTTTTTCAAACCCTGAATGAGCCGCCTGTCGCTGAATATCTCCTCATACCAGTGCGTCGTGAATCCAGCCAGCGGAAGCGTTGGAAACCTCGAGGCGTTGAACGAGAAAACCAGGTTCGCAATGATCGGGGTAAACACGAACATGAGCACCACACCCACATACGCGTAAAGGATCAGGGATCTCGCGGAATCGCCTCTCACACGCTCCTCCACTTGTTCCGGTACGCGAATGCGAGCATGGACAGCACGACCGTAATCAGCGTCACGAACATGATCACTGCGACCACGGCGGCCCGCGGCCAGTGGTTCCCCGACTGAACCTGATCCGTCAGCAGAATACTGAGCGTTGGGGGCCGCGAGCCGCCGAGGAAGGTCGGGGAAATAAAATCGCCGAATGCGAGCACGAACGCGAGCGTAACCGACAGAATCAGCCCGGTTCTGGCGAGAGGGAGAAGAACCGTGAAGAACGTCTTGATCCGGCCGCAGCCCAGATTGTGGGCTGCTTCAACGTAACTCCTGTCCACGGCGGAGAACGCCAGTGTCTGGATGATGACCACTAGCGGCATGGTCAGTGTCACCAGGCCAACCAGCGTACCGATCCAGTTGTTCAGGAAGAGATAGGGACCAAGGGCGACCAGGTCCAGCATACTGTTGATGAACCCATTGGGGCTCAACAACGATTGCCAGGAGTAGATCCTCACCGGATAGCTCGTAAAGAAGGGCACGATCAACAGGAGCAGCAGTGTCAGCCGCAGGCGCGGGGACGTCTTGAACGCGATCGTGTAAGCAGCGGGTATCGCCACGGCACCGACCGTAACGGCCGTGAGCACGGCCATCTTGAAACTGTAGGCGTAGGCGTTGATGAACGAGCCGCTGCCAAGGAGGTGCCGCCAGTTGTCCAGGACGAAGTCCGGTGTCAGCCGGAAGTTCACCACCGACCAGAAAGAGATCCACACCAGCAGGAGCAGAGGCCCGACGAAAAACGCCGCCTGCCACGCGACAGGCGGCAATCCCCACGCGATCGCAAAACGCGCCTGGCGGAAGCGCAGTGTCGGACTCCTGTGTGCGCCAAGTGCTTCAATGAGCCGAAGCAACCTGGCGCTCTTCGCGACCGTGGTTCTGTTCATGGCCTGGCGCCTTCCGATCAGAGTGACTTGAACTCGGTCCAGGCGTCATTCCACAGCTCGATGTTCTGCTGAGCAGGGAGACGGCGCAGACTGATGAGCCCGTCCCGGTACTCGTCGATGACATTGCGATCATCGAACGTGTGACGGAGGGACTTCGCTGCGTCGGGGTAGTCTTCATTGAGCAGCTCCCAACCTTTGCGGTTCGGGATCGATGCCGCGTATGCGGGCAGGCGGGCCGTCTTCACCTGACCCTCGGGCGACGTCATGTACTGGATGAATGCCCTGGCAAGATCGGGGTTCTGCGCACCGTTTGCGATGGACAGCGACTCCGTCCACTGGAGCCCGCCCTCTTCGGGAACGGCGGAGGCAACCGGGATGCCGTCTTCCTGCAACAGGAAGGCCACCCAGTCGCCCACCCCCGGAACCACGGATGCGGTGCCGTCGGTGAGCATGGAGAACACCCCGGACATGCCGCGGAAACCGGCGGTCTGGGGCTCGAGGCTGAAAAGGCGCTCTTTCAGGGCTTCAAACGCCGCACTATCGATGTCGAACGGATCCTCGTTGCCTTCGTACAGGCTCACACAGCCCATGCTGGGCAGATACCAGTCGAAAAACCCGACCCGTCCGGCGGCCTTGTCACTCCACAAGGCGCTGTAGGAAGTGACTTCATCCTCGTCGAAAATATCTGTCCGGTATGCCATTCCGATGTAGCCGAAACGGAGCATCACGGAGTACAGGTCGCCGTCGGCCCAGTGCGACTCGAATTCCTGAAACTCCGGCCAGAAGTCCTCGAGGGGATAGTCAGACGGATCCAGGCGCTGGATGAAATCCCCGTCCCGCAGCATCTGGATGTACTCCGCATCCGCCATGATGACGTCATACGTGCCGGGAGGTGCCTGATTGACCATGGCGAGCATTTCCTCGCCACCCTCGTACTCGCGGGCACGAACGGTGCAGTTGTACTGCTCCTCGAACTCCCTGACCACGAAGGGATCACCATGGCCAGGCCAGGTCAGAATGTTGAGCACCTGGTCACTGGCTCCCAGCGTGCGAAAGGGGGAGGATGCCAACACGGTCGAGCCGGCAAGGGCGCCCATGCCCTGAAGGAACCGGCGACGGCTGATTGGACGGCCATTCTTGTCAAGGATACGGGACATGATTCTCTCCTGCGGAGTTAGAAAGGTCTGAATTCATCAGACTCCAGCCACTCATCAAGAACAGCCTTCGCCTCACCATGAAGCAGTTGTTCGGATGGAAGATCACGGTCGTTAACGTCGCGACGAACCGTCTCCCTGAGTCCTTTGAGATCAAGCCCCATTGGTGCACAGTCATCAAGCGTATTGGCGTAATACATACGACTGATTCGTGCCCAGTGCATGGCGGCAACGCAGAGCTCACAAGGCTCACAGGTCGTATAGAGTACGCAGCCGGAAAGATCCCAGGTGTCGAGGTTGCGTCCCGCGTCCCGAATCGCCTCCACTTCACCGTGAGAGGTGACATCGTTTTTCGTGACAACTTCGTTCACGCCAACCCCGACAATCTTGCCATCTTTTACAACGACAGCAGCGAAAGGAGCAGCACCGTTTTCCTTCATTTTCTTCCTGGAATGCTCAATGGCTTTCCGCATGAAGTAGGCCGGCTCTTGCATTATTTCTCTCCGAAACCCAACGATCCTAATGATCTGCAAGGAATTAACTATTACGTACAAAATAGGCCCGGGCTCACAACGCCGGCAAGGTCACTCAGGCCATGGCAGGTATAAGCGGAAAATATGGGCCTATCTCAGCCCCGGCGGATCCGCGATGTGTGCGACAAACGTGCGCAGCGAGCGAGCAATCACGTCGTGGCTCAACCCGCGGGTAATGAAAATCAGCCGGGACTCTCCCTGCCAGTCATCGAACGCCTGCAGGTGGACGGGTGGGTAGACGGTGTGCTGCACGCCGTGGATCGCCAGCGGCCAGTCCGCGCCCTCGATGCGCAGCACC
The Aquisalimonas asiatica genome window above contains:
- a CDS encoding efflux RND transporter periplasmic adaptor subunit, with protein sequence MTLRKKLILTLLAVAVIGLLGLALWPAPVPVSTVTAERGHFAETVEDEGRTRLPDPHTVSAPITGYLRRVTLEPGDGVTAGQTLLELEPTPAPALDARSRSQAREATAAARARLDAAEAELEARQIQHQLARSEDQRYQQMYDRELVSTEQMERIRAQRESARTAERSARHAVDVARFELDAARAVLEIADGERAPGDQPRLQVPSPIDGVVTRRHRYSEGPVNAGDPVLDVGDLSTLEVQVDLLSMDAVRVRPGMAVTLERWGGSEDLQGEVRRVEPGGFLRVSALGVDEQRVPVRVAITSPREAWEALGDGFRVEARFILWEDDDVLQVPTSALFRSDGQWSVYVVSNGRADRRPIEPGRRSGLQTQILDGLASGERVITHPGDRVSDGARVRADD
- a CDS encoding amidohydrolase family protein; this encodes MLGARRRFSRSQITSFSWNSEIAMSTLIQGATIVAMGGNTGTEPFQGDILIEGDSITKIGKDIPPSPGVEVIDARGKLVMPGLVNAHLHTGEALYKGRYDNLPLELWMLYSYPVLDAEPLGERLIYLRSMLVAMEALKTGTTCFTDDMYESPQQSMAQLGAAVQAYDDVGIRATVSGHVVNKNYLDTVPFAREHVPAALQDEIGKSAPPSTEAYLEFAKEAYTRFHDRSGRIRFMVAPSAPQRCTEDLLLGANELAQQWKVPFHTHIVETKVQGCTGPALYGRSLMRYMHDLGLLHPGVTIAHSIWVSDEDIELMGDAGVSIVHNVISNQKLGAGIAPVRKLLGAGVNVGLGTDGICSNDSANMFDVIKAAGLIHKVTTPEYGRWLNAGEVLNAGTLAGAKTARIEHLTGSIEVGKRADLLFIDMKTSAFTPCNDIRNHLVYCENGSSIEAVMVNGDIVVRDGKLTRVDEAALLEELRQLMPEFLSYHAKVERSNSRLFPYIDEIHKKCALMDIGVNRLGTDDAYGTRQ
- a CDS encoding ABC transporter substrate-binding protein, producing the protein MSRILDKNGRPISRRRFLQGMGALAGSTVLASSPFRTLGASDQVLNILTWPGHGDPFVVREFEEQYNCTVRAREYEGGEEMLAMVNQAPPGTYDVIMADAEYIQMLRDGDFIQRLDPSDYPLEDFWPEFQEFESHWADGDLYSVMLRFGYIGMAYRTDIFDEDEVTSYSALWSDKAAGRVGFFDWYLPSMGCVSLYEGNEDPFDIDSAAFEALKERLFSLEPQTAGFRGMSGVFSMLTDGTASVVPGVGDWVAFLLQEDGIPVASAVPEEGGLQWTESLSIANGAQNPDLARAFIQYMTSPEGQVKTARLPAYAASIPNRKGWELLNEDYPDAAKSLRHTFDDRNVIDEYRDGLISLRRLPAQQNIELWNDAWTEFKSL
- a CDS encoding molybdopterin-dependent oxidoreductase yields the protein MNSSHAPEGTLTSTHWGTYRVQTRDGRVTALTGFEKDPDPSPIGQGIVDVLEGPLRIDAPMVRRGWLEHGPGPAGGARGRDEFVEVSWPRAIELVAGELARVRDQYGNEAIYGGSYGWSSAGRFHHAQSQLKRFLNSIGGYTTSVNTYSYAAAEVTLPYVLGDFYSMINGATSWDVIRERTGLFVAFGGVPLKNGQVTNGGVSRHVQRQGLLSAAEAGVKVVNVSPLRSDVLDEARMEWCALRPGTDVALLLAIAYTLDNEGLADRAFLDRYTVGFDRFRAYFQGEVDGVPKTPAWAAGKTGLAAERIHALAVEMASQRTMISVSWSLTRQDNGEQPYWAAIAVAAMLGQLGTPGGGIGFGYSAMNAIGDNYRGIPGAALPQGRNPVEGFIPVARISDMLLHPGETFEYNGMTGTYPRIRLVYWAGGNPFHHHQDLVRLREAWQRPDTVIAHEWCWNAHAKHADIVLPANTSLERNDIALSVREPFLIYMEQAIESVGQSMADYDIFTALADALGARETFTEGRDEAAWLEYLYAGTRERAATHGVQLPDFESLKAQGWFEAPARDEPQVLLKAFRDDPDANPLKTPSGRIEIFSETVAGFGYAECPGYPFWKDPVEWLGAADATTPLHLISNQPATKLHSQLDHGQHSRSGKRNGREPVVIHPDDAAPRGIRDGSPVRLFNERGSCLCTAVVSDEVRPGVLQVSTGAWYDPPAEEGTGLSCLHGNPNVLTRDQGTSRLAQGPSALSCLVDIEAYAGDPPPMTAFTPPPIRRGD
- a CDS encoding ABC transporter ATP-binding protein encodes the protein MAVTMLELEGVEKKYGGAAAVDKVSFSVNKGEFIAIMGPSGCGKTTTLRMIAGLDVPDGGDIRLWGRSLVDDAPWDRDAPLVWQNYALFPFMSVQKNVEFGLVQRKRPKAERRKKSQEWMERLGIGALANRGVAQLSGGQRQRVALARALVTEPEMLLLDEPLSALDQHLRVQMQGELLRLQRELNTTFIHVTHSQSESFAMADRVIVMNGGTVQQIDAPKVIHQRPANRFVAEFVGGKNIFNGRLQALNAGTALFRVGEREFTVCGVDGFDAGDDACLVVGANHVGIQAAPRGQGNEMDVEIETVETSGSSAIVHMRAADGTEVIAESAVGHLDDALVQVGARVVACWEPDDGFLVPR
- a CDS encoding ABC transporter permease, with amino-acid sequence MRTIHRKLLRDLVDLKGQVAAIAVVVAAGVMTLIIAVTTLDAISLTKDRFYRDYHFADVFVDLKRAPEGLAERLRDIPGVDHVETRVNAPVRLEVPGYADPVRGQLLSLPDGRQPDLNRLYLREGSLPDPGRSDQVVISEPFSEAHGLRPGDTVTAIIRGRLETMTVSGVALSPEFVYQIGPADLLPDYERFAVLWMNRRALANAFGMDGAFNNAVLTLQAGADAGPVIDTVDTLLARYGGTGAYDRDDQVSHQFLTMELDQLRVMAVALPTLFLGVAAFLLNVLMGRIVRTQRQQVAVLKAFGYSNRDMAAHYGLLTGLIVLIGVAVGVGMGAWAADALAAVYMEYFRFPAMSFRLQPQVLLLAVVVAAGAAALGTYRAVRGAVSLPPAEAMRPPAPETFRQGWLERSHLGRLLDQPTRIIVRNLARHRLKSGLSVLGIGLSGALLMVGSYQFGAVDDMLDTQYRLVQTMDINLYFTEPASAHAVAGLRHKPGVQYVEGFRNVPVRLAANGQDYRTAILGMDAEPKLRRLTDARGQPQRLPPEGLVLTDYLADYLGLRPGDAVQVEVMEGHRRTLDVELAAVVSEPVGVSAYMERQALNRLMREGPALSGVWLLTDASQHPALYEALWDVPQIAGIGLIGEAEAAIREYIDDTVLIMMGVLLLLGGSITFAVAYNNARIAFAERARELATLRVLGYTRGEVSWILLGEIAALTLLAIPLGWLLGTGFAMALSAAMSTDLFRVPFVITPQTYAFAAAGVIVATVLSVLLILRRLRSLDMVSALKTVE
- a CDS encoding ABC transporter permease — encoded protein: MFVFTPIIANLVFSFNASRFPTLPLAGFTTHWYEEIFSDRRLIQGLKNSLLVSGTTALIATFLGFSAAYIDYRYRFFGRTAFLALVTLPPTIPVVILGLGMLSFQSSVGLLGTIPGIVSAHVVYCAPFALALTRMRLASLDPSIEPAAWNLGATQGSTMLSIIIPHCAPAILAAFFLTAAVSFDEFMIAYFISGYNQTLPVHVLTMLEGQVSPRVNAIGSVVFLFTIGMVVLAQVLMVRRRHS
- a CDS encoding ABC transporter permease: MNRTTVAKSARLLRLIEALGAHRSPTLRFRQARFAIAWGLPPVAWQAAFFVGPLLLLVWISFWSVVNFRLTPDFVLDNWRHLLGSGSFINAYAYSFKMAVLTAVTVGAVAIPAAYTIAFKTSPRLRLTLLLLLIVPFFTSYPVRIYSWQSLLSPNGFINSMLDLVALGPYLFLNNWIGTLVGLVTLTMPLVVIIQTLAFSAVDRSYVEAAHNLGCGRIKTFFTVLLPLARTGLILSVTLAFVLAFGDFISPTFLGGSRPPTLSILLTDQVQSGNHWPRAAVVAVIMFVTLITVVLSMLAFAYRNKWRSV